ATGAAAGTCGAGGTGGCGGCAGATATAACTGAGCTGGAGTCTTTGGTGAAAGAAGCAAGTAAGCAAGGAGGGGTGCTTATGGTAATGGGGGCCGGCAACATCCGCGCCCTGACAGACCGATGGCGAACAGAATAGACACCTGGGAATCCGTTGAAGGGAGTGTCCTCACCACTATGGGTGTGGGTGGGTTGGTGCGCGTCAGCCGGCCAGCAAGCGCGGAAGAGTTGGAAAACGACATTAAAACGGCAGGGGAGCAGGGGATTCCCTACCGCATTTTAGGGGCAGGCAGCGATGTGCTTTTGCCAGATGAAGGCTTTGGCGGATTGCTCATTATCCCTGCCAATAAAACATTGGAAGTTCTCCCCGATGCCCATTTTTCCGAGGCTCCCCTGCCTACCCAAAATGAGCGCTACCGTAGGGAAGAGGGCAAGGGGTACTTGGAGTTGGAAAAGATTCACCTGCCGGAAGGTGAGGCGGTTTGGGTGCGGGTTGGTGCGGGCGTCCCCTGGGGCCAATTAGTCATGTGGACGCTTCAGCAAAACCTGGTGGGGCTCCAGTGGTTTGCGCGTATCCCCTGTGCAGCAGGGGGTGCGGTATTCAATAACATCCACGGGGAGAAGCATTTCTTCTCGGAAGTTGTGCAGCAAGTCACTTCTTATTCACCGCGTGACGGATGGGTGACACGGCTCCCCTCCGCGTTGGGTTTTGCGTATGATTATTCCGTTTTCCATGACCATCCTGAAGAGGCGATTTGGGATATCGTCATAAAACTGCAAAGGGTTTCTCTTGAAGAAGCCGGGAAGGCCAAGGACCTGTATATTACTTGGACTAAAGCCAAGACCATTGCGCAGCCAAGCGGCGCCAACAGCGGGTCTGTTTTCCAGA
This genomic interval from Verrucomicrobiia bacterium contains the following:
- a CDS encoding FAD-binding protein; translated protein: MANRIDTWESVEGSVLTTMGVGGLVRVSRPASAEELENDIKTAGEQGIPYRILGAGSDVLLPDEGFGGLLIIPANKTLEVLPDAHFSEAPLPTQNERYRREEGKGYLELEKIHLPEGEAVWVRVGAGVPWGQLVMWTLQQNLVGLQWFARIPCAAGGAVFNNIHGEKHFFSEVVQQVTSYSPRDGWVTRLPSALGFAYDYSVFHDHPEEAIWDIVIKLQRVSLEEAGKAKDLYITWTKAKTIAQPSGANSGSVFQNVSAFDEVVKETGMVAAGWYVEHAGCRGWEEGGLQVYPSHGNFIINKGMGTQKDFIRLVERVRNRVHEVYGIWLAPEVICFDAEGKNHQW